One Canis lupus familiaris isolate Mischka breed German Shepherd chromosome 20, alternate assembly UU_Cfam_GSD_1.0, whole genome shotgun sequence genomic region harbors:
- the IQCF2 gene encoding IQ domain-containing protein F2 yields MGIRFCTEGNLIVIVIEDVEEITELKKRRKQKLKKKSLKKKTKAATEIQAWWRGTLVRRTLLHAALSAWIIQRWWRLTLESLLQKKRKAALVTYANTERAVVKIQSLVRMWRIHWRYCQVLNAIDVIQCHWQCHNCYTCALLRGHCVVTATHLQFHIEIINP; encoded by the exons ATGGGGATCCGATTTTGT ACTGAGGGCAATTTAATTGTAATTGTAATTGAAGATGTTGAAGAAATAACTGAACTTAAAAAGAGGCGGAAGCAGAAACTCAAG aaaaaaagtttaaagaaaaaaacaaaagcagccacagagatTCAGGCCTGGTGGCGTGGCACCCTCGTACGCAGGACACTGCTGCACGCAGCTCTCAGTGCCTGGATCATTCAGCGCTGGTGGAGGCTGACCTTGGAGAGCCTGCTGCAGAAGAAGCGAAAGGCAGCCTTGGTTACCTACGCAAATACAGAGAGGGCAGTGGTCAAGATCCAGTCTTTGGTCCGTATGTGGCGTATCCACTGGCGATACTGTCAGGTGCTCAACGCCATCGATGTCATCCAATGCCACTGGCAATGCCACAACTGCTATACCTGTGCTCTCCTCCGGGGACACTGTGTAGTCACAGCCACTCACCTCCAGTTCCACATTGAGATCATCAACCCATAA